One region of Candidatus Bathyarchaeota archaeon genomic DNA includes:
- a CDS encoding His/Gly/Thr/Pro-type tRNA ligase C-terminal domain-containing protein, with product IYNEIKKLGRDYVSIYNTTETFFNEHRDFFEELLKIEAKPILLNFVPDGIYYWLLNVEYAIIDKLNRPREIATFQIDVGNAKRFDISYTSQDGSKLYPVIIHTALIGTIERYLYTLFDSAVFDEYKGKKPMLPVWLSPTQVRILPMSRGFLKKSEEIMHAIEKVGIRVDIDDREETLEKRVRDAEVKWIPYIIIIGQKEIDSNKLSARVRIKKKSEQIDTNELVKQVKAEVDGYPFRDLTIPRLLSKRPGYR from the coding sequence ATATACAATGAGATAAAGAAGCTGGGACGCGATTATGTTTCTATTTATAATACTACTGAGACTTTCTTTAATGAACACAGGGATTTCTTTGAAGAATTATTGAAAATCGAGGCAAAACCGATTCTTCTAAACTTTGTTCCTGATGGAATTTACTATTGGTTGCTAAATGTTGAGTATGCTATAATTGATAAGTTAAATAGACCAAGAGAAATTGCAACTTTTCAAATAGATGTCGGCAATGCAAAAAGATTTGATATCTCCTATACCTCACAAGATGGAAGTAAGCTATACCCTGTTATTATTCACACAGCGTTAATTGGAACTATTGAGAGATATCTTTACACACTATTTGATAGTGCTGTTTTCGATGAGTATAAGGGAAAAAAGCCCATGCTTCCTGTATGGCTTTCACCGACGCAGGTTAGGATATTACCTATGTCTAGGGGATTTCTAAAGAAATCTGAGGAAATCATGCATGCTATTGAGAAAGTAGGTATAAGGGTTGATATTGATGATAGAGAAGAAACTCTGGAAAAAAGGGTAAGAGATGCAGAAGTCAAATGGATTCCTTACATAATTATCATTGGACAGAAAGAAATTGATAGCAATAAGCTCTCAGCAAGGGTGAGAATTAAGAAGAAAAGTGAGCAAATTGACACAAACGAACTTGTCAAACAAGTTAAAGCCGAAGTAGATGGCTATCCATTTAGAGATTTAACTATTCCGAGATTATTGAGTAAAAGACCCGGTTATAGATGA